Proteins from one Anopheles nili chromosome 2, idAnoNiliSN_F5_01, whole genome shotgun sequence genomic window:
- the LOC128720475 gene encoding vacuolar protein sorting-associated protein 33A, translated as MYSHLSGGRVNIQLLQEAAVREFVKILDRCEGTKAIIWDESLGGPVGLVARYTFLKEHHVTKMYPLRPEPWTDIDVKNIIFITRPNQALMDYIANNIHEEEKKRKGSYGVVGCEYFLYFLPKKSFLCEKRLQIKGVHGSLSFIGEFQCEFFPFDNDLLSMELKDAYKELYIEGDTSSLHQSACALVALQKLYGRIPKVYGIGSYAQRVWEITKALTEENGHTMNNEKGVIDQMLIIDRSTDLMSILATQLTYEGLIDEIFGINNTTVNLPAEKFNAGEGMSTERNTEKSQFILNSKEQLYTELRDKNFNAVGAVLSRMAKLIRSRANENHGEKTIQELKKFVESLPHIKSNEQSLATHTTIAELVQDVISSNAFLDVLGCEQEFILCSDVDKPNSFIEDMIANEAPLRSVLRLMCMQSIAGSGLKPKVLDYYKRELVQVYGLKTLLTLGNLEKAGLLRQQTGSRTYHVLRKTLNLTAETPEEVSPKDITYVHSIYAPLSVRIVEQHLKPNGWQLLTEKLSSLASPTFEDFQPSLSLGNRRGSFTSEISQSDIPRVIVVFFVGGCTFAEISALRFLSQQDENNVEFVICTTKLINKNTFLDTFIEY; from the exons ATGTATTCGCACCTTTCGGGCGGTCGTGTTAATATTCAGCTGTTGCAAGAGGCGGCTGTGCGTGAGTTTGTAAAGATATTGGATCGGTGCGAGGGAACAAAG GCCATCATTTGGGATGAGTCACTAGGCGGACCGGTCGGGTTGGTGGCCCGCTACACTTTCCTCAAAGAACACCACGTCACGAAAATGTACCCATTGCGACCCGAACCCTGGACGGATATTGATGTAAAGAACATTATCTTCATAACACGCCCAAACCAAGCGCTAATGGACTACATCGCCAACAACATACAcgaggaggaaaagaaaaggaaaggtTCGTACGGGGTTGTTGGTTGT GAAtactttttgtattttctacCCAAAAAATCATTCCTATGCGAGAAGCGGCTGCAAATTAAAGGAGTACACGGAAGTCTGTCTTTCATCGGCGAATTTCAGTGCGAATTTTTCCCCTTTGATAACGATCTTCTCTCGATGGAACTGAAGGATGCCTATAAGGAGCTATATATCGAAGGTGACACAAGTAGTCTGCATCAGTCGGCATGTGCGCTGGTGGCACTACAGAAGCTGTACGGACGCATACCCAAAGTATACGGAATTGGAAGCTACGCCCAGCGCGTCTGGGAAATAACCAAAGCACTGACCGAGGAGAACGGTCACACTATGAACAACGAGAAAGGGGTCATAGATCAGATGCTCATCATagaccgatcgaccgatttGATGAGTATTCTGGCGACTCAACTCACCTACGAAGGGTTGATAGATGAAATCTTCGGCATCAATAACACTACCGTGAATTTACCAGCAGAAAAGTTCAACGCCGGTGAGGGCATGTCTACCGAACGAAACACTGAAAAAAGTCAATTTATACTGAATTCAAAGGAGCAACTGTACACTGAGCTGAGAGACAAGAATTTCAACGCAGTTGGAGCAGTGCTGTCACGAATGGCGAAACTAATTCGATCGCGTGCCAATGAAAATCACGGCGAAAAGACAATTCAGGAACTGAAAAAGTTCGTCGAAAGCCTGCCGCACATAAAATCGAATGAGCAATCGCTTGCAACACACACTACTATTGCGGAGTTGGTTCAGGACGTCATTTCTTCCAATGCATTTCTCGACGTGCTGGGATGCGAACAGGAGTTTATACTATGCTCCGATGTGGATAAGCCAAATAGCTTTATCGAGGATATGATCGCAAACGAGGCGCCTCTGCGCAGCGTCTTGCGATTAATGTGCATGCAATCAATTGCGGGATCCGGCCTTAAACCGAAGGTGCTCGATTACTACAAGCGCGAGCTGGTGCAGGTGTACGGGCTGAAAACGCTGCTGACGCTTGGAAATCTTGAAAAAGCTGGTCTGCTTCGGCAGCAAACGGGTTCCCGTACGTATCACGTGTTGCGCAAAACCCTTAATTTAACTGCTGAAACGCCCGAGGAAGTGTCCCCGAAGGATATTACGTACGTCCACAGCATCTACGCGCCTCTTTCCGTGCGTATCGTTGAGCAACACCTCAAGCCAAACGGGTGGCAACTGCTGACCGAGAAACTGTCTTCGCTGGCAAGTCCGACTTTTGAAGACTTCCAGCCATCGCTCAGTTTGGGCAACAGGCGGGGTTCTTTCACTAGCGAAATTTCGCAGTCCGATATCCCGCGGGTGATAGTGGTATTTTTCGTTGGGGGCTGTACGTTTGCGGAAATATCTGCACTGAGATTCCTCTCACAACAGGACGAAAACAACGTTGAGTTTGTTATCTGCACTACAAAGCTCATCAATAAGAACACGTTCCTTGACACTTTCATCGAATactaa